Proteins from a single region of uncultured Fretibacterium sp.:
- a CDS encoding aminopeptidase, with protein sequence MELTEVSRQLLRENMGLNPGETLLVLYDETTLRIGESLFEAGVALGAQAVALRMPVLSRNGEEPFPVVSGAMAASDVVVAATATSLTHTQARKSACKAGARVATMPKITEDMFFNGPVTADYNVVMELTRKVAACLDAAGTAELRSGGRVLTMSLEGRRGIVSGGIYRDKGESGNLPTGEAYIAPIEGTAEGEAVIDGSFAGLGILREPLKLTFEKGLMVRAEGADAERLMAMLGGNPAARNLAELGIGTNDKARVTGVILEDEKIYGTVHIALGSNDTFGGTVAAGIHVDGIITRPELSLDGRVLVRDGKVLV encoded by the coding sequence ATGGAGTTGACGGAGGTTTCCAGGCAGCTCTTGAGGGAGAACATGGGGCTGAACCCCGGAGAGACCTTGCTGGTCCTCTATGACGAGACCACACTGCGGATAGGGGAGAGCCTTTTTGAGGCTGGCGTCGCGTTGGGGGCGCAGGCCGTGGCTCTGAGGATGCCGGTGCTGAGCCGGAACGGAGAGGAGCCGTTCCCCGTCGTATCCGGGGCCATGGCGGCCTCCGATGTGGTGGTCGCGGCCACGGCGACCTCCCTGACCCACACTCAGGCCAGGAAGAGCGCCTGCAAGGCGGGAGCCCGCGTGGCGACCATGCCGAAGATTACGGAGGACATGTTCTTCAACGGCCCGGTCACGGCGGACTACAACGTGGTCATGGAGCTGACGCGAAAGGTGGCGGCCTGCCTCGATGCGGCCGGAACCGCCGAGCTGCGTTCGGGAGGGCGCGTACTGACGATGTCCCTCGAGGGGCGCAGAGGGATCGTCAGCGGAGGAATTTACCGGGACAAAGGGGAGTCGGGCAACCTTCCGACGGGGGAGGCCTACATCGCTCCCATCGAGGGGACGGCGGAAGGGGAGGCCGTCATCGACGGTTCCTTTGCCGGGCTGGGCATCCTCAGGGAACCTCTCAAACTGACGTTTGAAAAGGGACTCATGGTCCGGGCGGAGGGTGCGGACGCCGAACGGCTGATGGCGATGCTGGGCGGGAACCCCGCGGCCAGAAACCTGGCCGAGCTCGGGATCGGCACCAACGACAAGGCGCGGGTGACCGGGGTGATCCTGGAGGACGAGAAGATCTACGGGACGGTCCATATCGCCCTGGGGAGCAACGATACCTTTGGAGGGACCGTTGCCGCGGGGATCCATGTGGACGGGATCATCACGAGGCCCGAGCTGTCTCTGGACGGACGGGTCCTGGTGAGG
- a CDS encoding DUF1177 domain-containing protein — protein MSIKYVMESYELLDSPSASGEAVRNALIDVGCEARTIEVRTVEGPKGHTDFVKVWFHGKKGKHGGGTAPTLGIVGRLGGIGARPEKVGLVSDADGAVAAVAVALKLGRMAKLGDVLDGDVFVSTHICPDAPTRPHDPVPFMDSPINMQIANAEEMNPDLDAVLSIDTTRGNRVVNHRGFAISPTVKEGYILRVSEDLLDIMSYVTGRMPQVFPITTQDITPYGNELYHLNSILQPCTATRAPVVGVALTAETAVPGCATGASQVSDIESTVRFVIEVGKVFGEGKLRFYDPEEFERILGLYGPMNHLQTPGKKI, from the coding sequence ATGTCCATAAAATATGTGATGGAGTCTTATGAGCTGCTGGACAGCCCTTCGGCGTCCGGGGAGGCCGTGCGGAACGCCCTGATCGATGTGGGGTGTGAGGCCCGGACGATCGAGGTCAGGACGGTCGAGGGGCCCAAGGGACATACGGATTTCGTCAAGGTCTGGTTTCATGGTAAGAAGGGGAAGCACGGCGGCGGTACGGCCCCGACCCTGGGGATCGTTGGACGCCTGGGCGGGATCGGAGCCCGTCCGGAGAAGGTGGGCCTGGTATCCGACGCGGATGGGGCCGTGGCCGCCGTTGCGGTGGCCCTGAAGCTGGGGAGGATGGCGAAGCTGGGGGATGTTCTGGATGGGGATGTCTTCGTCTCCACCCATATCTGTCCCGATGCGCCCACGCGTCCGCACGACCCCGTCCCCTTCATGGATTCTCCCATCAACATGCAGATCGCCAACGCGGAGGAGATGAATCCGGACCTCGACGCGGTGCTCTCGATCGATACGACCCGGGGCAACCGGGTTGTCAACCACCGCGGTTTCGCGATCTCCCCCACGGTCAAGGAGGGCTACATCCTGCGGGTCAGCGAGGACCTGCTCGATATCATGAGTTATGTCACGGGCAGGATGCCGCAGGTCTTCCCGATTACGACCCAGGACATCACCCCCTACGGCAACGAGCTCTATCACCTGAACAGCATCCTGCAGCCCTGCACGGCAACCCGCGCTCCGGTCGTGGGCGTGGCCCTGACGGCGGAGACCGCGGTCCCGGGGTGTGCCACGGGCGCCTCTCAGGTCTCGGACATCGAGTCGACGGTGCGATTCGTCATCGAGGTCGGCAAGGTCTTCGGGGAGGGGAAGCTGCGTTTCTACGACCCTGAGGAGTTCGAGCGGATCCTCGGCCTGTACGGACCTATGAACCACCTGCAGACCCCGGGAAAAAAGATCTGA
- a CDS encoding OPT/YSL family transporter, with the protein MENRIKGSPHIKTLEGNTFILSVLVSAASAIICMQIISRIGFTPNTSIIGALIAMMLARIPMEGMRKFRSLDRQNLVQTMTSAAGFAAANCTLLAVSIFCSYGDLKLLYPMLLGSGIATLIGMHLVYRTFDSELFPATGSWPPGIATAQALIAGDEGGKKGRSLLFGILLGALGSSQLFSFPSLGIKGLPMAGIGIAFIANVFAMIALALGLIVRGYFSHLAPFLESAAPFFGMDSLPADLGKTYIPHGFMIGAGLVSLVQALRIIFASPRGGKRPDPEETYSVSPVALKRTLVLHILLFAVGAVLLAVLGGLWGEMSPEKLVLWIVWCAFSASVAPVLVGLSAMHSGWFPGFAVSIIFLSLGIFMGFPPHALALLTGYVASTGPCFADMGYDLKTGWIVRGRGADPLYEMDGRRQQMIAELLGGVIALVVTGLLMNLHFRMNMIPPVSKVFAATIKAGLSEDILRQLLCAAFFGGLLQFLGGAGRALGILFATGLLINNPVYGVGLLVALLIRWPLERKFKSELEIYGGGFVAGDGIYGFINALVRSFGG; encoded by the coding sequence GTGGAAAACAGGATCAAGGGGAGCCCACACATCAAGACATTGGAGGGAAACACATTTATTCTGAGCGTTCTCGTTTCGGCGGCCTCGGCGATAATCTGCATGCAGATCATCTCCAGGATCGGTTTTACGCCGAATACCTCGATCATTGGCGCTCTGATCGCCATGATGCTGGCCCGGATCCCTATGGAAGGGATGAGAAAATTTCGTTCTCTGGATCGTCAGAACCTCGTGCAGACCATGACCTCCGCGGCAGGGTTCGCCGCGGCGAACTGCACGTTGCTTGCGGTCTCCATCTTTTGCTCCTACGGGGACCTCAAGCTTCTGTACCCCATGCTGCTGGGCTCGGGTATCGCGACTTTGATAGGGATGCATCTGGTCTATCGGACCTTCGACTCCGAGCTCTTCCCGGCGACGGGATCCTGGCCTCCCGGCATCGCGACGGCCCAAGCCCTGATCGCCGGGGACGAGGGAGGAAAAAAAGGGCGCAGCCTCCTGTTTGGAATCCTCCTTGGAGCTCTGGGCAGCAGTCAGCTCTTTTCCTTTCCCTCCCTGGGGATCAAGGGGCTGCCTATGGCCGGCATCGGCATCGCCTTCATCGCCAATGTTTTCGCAATGATCGCCCTGGCGCTCGGACTGATCGTGCGAGGATATTTTTCCCACCTCGCGCCCTTCCTGGAATCTGCCGCACCGTTCTTCGGCATGGACAGCCTCCCTGCAGATCTGGGAAAAACCTACATTCCCCATGGTTTCATGATTGGAGCCGGGCTCGTTTCCCTTGTTCAGGCCCTGCGGATCATCTTCGCCAGCCCCCGAGGCGGCAAGCGCCCCGATCCTGAGGAGACATACTCGGTTTCTCCTGTGGCCCTGAAGCGGACCCTGGTGCTTCACATCCTTCTTTTTGCCGTGGGCGCCGTGCTCTTAGCGGTGCTGGGAGGCCTTTGGGGCGAAATGTCGCCGGAAAAACTCGTCCTCTGGATTGTATGGTGCGCCTTCTCGGCCTCTGTGGCCCCGGTGCTTGTAGGGCTCTCCGCCATGCACTCCGGATGGTTCCCGGGCTTCGCCGTCTCGATCATCTTTTTGAGCCTGGGGATTTTCATGGGGTTTCCGCCTCATGCCCTGGCCTTGCTGACCGGCTATGTTGCCAGTACCGGCCCCTGCTTTGCGGATATGGGCTATGACCTCAAGACGGGGTGGATCGTACGGGGGCGTGGGGCCGATCCGCTTTACGAGATGGATGGCCGTCGGCAGCAGATGATCGCGGAGCTCTTGGGTGGAGTCATCGCTCTTGTGGTCACGGGGCTCCTGATGAATCTGCATTTCCGCATGAACATGATCCCTCCCGTAAGCAAGGTGTTCGCCGCGACCATCAAGGCGGGGCTCAGCGAGGACATTCTCAGGCAGCTGCTTTGCGCCGCGTTTTTTGGTGGTTTGCTGCAGTTCCTCGGAGGCGCCGGGAGAGCGTTGGGAATCCTGTTTGCCACCGGACTCCTGATCAACAATCCCGTATACGGTGTGGGCCTGCTCGTTGCGTTGCTGATCCGGTGGCCCCTGGAGAGAAAATTCAAATCGGAGCTCGAGATCTATGGCGGGGGGTTTGTTGCGGGAGATGGAATTTATGGTTTTATCAATGCCCTGGTCCGGAGCTTCGGAGGGTAG
- a CDS encoding DUF917 family protein — MMSATVLSRETAEAALLGGAVLGGGGGGSLQRGRINAEAALSLGEVRLLDVGDVEPDATLVTGSAVGAPASKEAQALPKDYVRAMELLSENGCPQLGGFIPNECGGSSITNGWISAALMGLPVVDAPCNGRAHPTGVMGSMGLHRDPHYVSRQAAVGGDPEKGLYLEVFVSGGIELAASVVRHAADRAGGLVAVARNPVKASYAGKFGAPGALRQAIALGMRMLDSQSGGGEVVVRSIVDFLGGSVVLRSEVSEIVLETRGGFDVGRVLLGPCEMTFWNEYMTLELCGKRLGTFPDLIMTLREDSGLPVTTAELCEGDRVFVIHVPAERLILGEGMRCGELLRAVEPMVGKPIL; from the coding sequence ATGATGTCCGCTACAGTTCTTTCGCGGGAGACGGCAGAGGCCGCGTTGTTGGGCGGTGCGGTTTTGGGCGGCGGCGGTGGAGGAAGCCTGCAGAGGGGGCGGATAAATGCGGAGGCGGCTCTGTCCTTGGGGGAAGTACGTCTTTTGGACGTGGGCGATGTGGAGCCGGATGCGACTTTGGTTACGGGTTCTGCGGTCGGGGCTCCCGCTTCGAAGGAGGCCCAGGCTCTTCCGAAGGATTATGTCCGGGCCATGGAGCTGCTGTCGGAGAATGGCTGCCCGCAGCTTGGCGGATTCATCCCAAACGAATGCGGTGGAAGCTCCATAACGAACGGTTGGATCTCCGCGGCACTGATGGGGCTTCCCGTTGTGGATGCTCCGTGCAACGGCAGGGCCCACCCTACGGGAGTTATGGGGTCGATGGGGCTGCATCGGGATCCCCATTACGTGTCCCGTCAGGCCGCCGTGGGAGGGGATCCGGAGAAGGGCCTGTATCTCGAGGTCTTCGTCTCGGGGGGAATCGAGCTTGCCGCCTCCGTGGTACGCCATGCGGCTGATCGGGCCGGCGGGCTCGTGGCTGTAGCCCGTAACCCCGTCAAGGCTTCTTACGCCGGAAAATTCGGAGCACCGGGGGCCCTGAGGCAGGCTATTGCATTGGGCATGCGCATGCTGGATTCGCAGTCGGGGGGAGGAGAGGTCGTTGTCCGCTCGATAGTCGATTTTCTCGGCGGCTCGGTGGTCCTTCGTTCCGAGGTCTCCGAGATCGTTTTGGAGACCCGCGGAGGGTTCGACGTCGGCCGGGTACTCCTTGGGCCTTGTGAGATGACATTCTGGAACGAGTACATGACCCTGGAGCTTTGCGGAAAACGCCTTGGGACATTTCCGGACCTGATCATGACGCTGCGCGAGGACTCCGGCCTGCCCGTAACGACTGCGGAACTGTGCGAGGGGGACCGCGTGTTCGTCATTCATGTCCCCGCGGAGCGGCTGATTCTGGGCGAGGGCATGCGGTGCGGGGAACTGCTGCGCGCCGTCGAGCCCATGGTGGGGAAGCCCATTTTATAA
- a CDS encoding AroM family protein, which yields MKHVVGTVTIGQTPRTDVIPELSAILGDVTVREAGALDGLSRAEIAGLAPQRGDYVLVTRLADGSSVQVAERRITPRVAAKIKEHFDAGVPLVLLLCTGEFPEFPEGGLLVRPQRVLFHVVRAVAEGKRLGILTPSADQVPQSEDRWRQLGGAVKSVPASPYVDAEAAVERASRELGEWGAELLILDCIGYSESMRRAAGAVAGAPAVSGRGMAARVVRELIG from the coding sequence ATGAAACACGTTGTCGGGACGGTGACGATCGGCCAGACCCCGCGCACGGATGTGATCCCGGAGCTCTCCGCGATTCTGGGGGACGTGACGGTACGGGAGGCTGGGGCCCTCGACGGGCTGTCGCGCGCGGAAATTGCCGGCCTGGCGCCGCAGCGCGGCGATTATGTCCTGGTGACGCGGCTGGCGGACGGATCGTCCGTTCAGGTCGCCGAGCGCCGCATCACGCCGAGGGTCGCCGCGAAAATAAAGGAGCACTTCGACGCGGGGGTTCCCCTGGTGCTCCTGCTCTGCACCGGAGAGTTCCCCGAGTTCCCGGAGGGCGGCCTGCTGGTTCGGCCTCAGAGGGTCCTGTTCCATGTCGTCCGTGCGGTGGCGGAGGGGAAACGGCTGGGCATCCTCACCCCCTCGGCGGATCAGGTTCCTCAATCCGAGGATCGGTGGCGTCAGCTTGGAGGGGCCGTGAAGTCCGTCCCCGCCTCGCCGTATGTCGATGCGGAGGCGGCCGTCGAGAGGGCGTCGCGCGAACTCGGGGAATGGGGGGCGGAGCTTCTGATCCTGGACTGCATCGGTTATTCCGAGTCCATGAGGAGGGCGGCGGGGGCGGTCGCCGGGGCGCCCGCGGTCTCGGGGCGGGGAATGGCCGCCCGCGTCGTCCGGGAACTCATCGGATAA